The proteins below are encoded in one region of Mycobacterium pseudokansasii:
- a CDS encoding GH12 family glycosyl hydrolase domain-containing protein — protein MSVTSQWNTGFVANYNIANPGSAQLKGWKLEFDLPAGESITNAWSSKLAQSGTHYVLTPESYNSTIAPGNSVTVGFQAAQTGAYAPPANCLLNGQSCTGGSVSTSQSTTPATTTSTTTSGTQICDQFGTTTIGGAYVVQNNRWGTSAAQCINVTATGFAITKADGSAPTNGAPLSYPSVYLGCHYSNCSPGSRLPAQLSQLTSANSSISYSYTSGTYDAAYDIWLDPTPKKDGVNQMEIMIWFNRQGSIQPVGAKVGTATVGGRNWDVWQGSNGSNNVISYLAPAPINSWSFSVLDFVSDVRNRGAITNSWYLTSIQAGFEPWNGGVGLAVDSFSATVN, from the coding sequence TTGTCGGTGACCTCACAGTGGAATACCGGCTTCGTCGCCAACTACAACATCGCCAATCCCGGCTCCGCACAGCTGAAGGGTTGGAAACTCGAATTCGACTTGCCCGCAGGAGAATCCATCACCAATGCGTGGAGCAGCAAACTTGCCCAATCCGGTACGCATTACGTCCTGACTCCCGAGTCTTACAACAGCACCATCGCTCCGGGCAATTCGGTCACCGTCGGCTTCCAGGCCGCGCAGACGGGCGCGTATGCGCCACCGGCGAATTGTCTGCTCAACGGCCAGTCCTGCACCGGCGGATCGGTGTCAACCAGCCAGTCCACGACGCCGGCGACAACCACGAGCACGACCACCAGCGGTACCCAGATTTGCGATCAGTTCGGAACGACGACGATCGGAGGCGCCTACGTCGTTCAGAACAATCGGTGGGGCACCAGCGCCGCGCAGTGCATCAACGTCACTGCGACCGGGTTCGCCATCACCAAAGCGGACGGCTCGGCCCCCACCAACGGCGCCCCGCTGTCATACCCGTCGGTCTACCTTGGCTGCCATTACAGCAATTGCTCCCCGGGCAGCAGGCTGCCGGCCCAGCTGAGCCAGCTCACCAGTGCTAACAGCAGCATCAGTTACAGCTACACCAGTGGCACTTATGATGCGGCGTACGACATCTGGCTGGATCCGACACCGAAAAAGGACGGCGTCAACCAGATGGAGATCATGATCTGGTTCAACCGCCAGGGCTCCATCCAACCGGTCGGCGCGAAAGTCGGCACCGCCACCGTCGGCGGCCGCAATTGGGACGTCTGGCAAGGCAGCAACGGCAGTAACAATGTCATCTCCTATCTCGCGCCGGCGCCGATCAACTCCTGGAGCTTCAGCGTGCTGGATTTCGTCAGCGATGTCCGCAACCGGGGCGCGATAACCAATTCCTGGTACCTCACCAGCATTCAGGCCGGCTTCGAGCCGTGGAACGGCGGCGTCGGCCTTGCCGTCGATTCGTTCTCGGCCACCGTCAACTGA
- a CDS encoding polyprenyl synthetase family protein, translating to MTDSSPVTVGHRSPAVDFPAWQSQFRQAVLATVGEFVAARTASQLDEAASAAAGEMLLTFVSSGKCLRSTFMYLGWLCGAAPSHPALSAAASLELLHAFALLQDDVMDRSSQRRGNPAVHVQLAEWYRRRGLSGPAGRFGESAAILLGDVCLIWAEQMLRESGLEARRLQQLWPRYDAMRIELAVGQFADLANDIRDQPSLRTVLDIARRKSGNYTVRRPLEMGAAMADCDDRTLTQLGLYGADVGEAFQLRDDLLGVFGPPATTGKPNGGDLLDRKAISVVVATYEMADQSARRELAELVRADHLDDAALDRFRAVIIATGAAQRIEGMIRRRVERARNVLDHVVIDYATRTALANLAEACVERTA from the coding sequence ATGACCGACTCGTCGCCGGTGACGGTCGGCCACAGATCACCCGCTGTTGATTTCCCTGCTTGGCAATCTCAGTTTCGGCAGGCGGTCCTGGCCACTGTCGGCGAGTTCGTCGCGGCGCGCACTGCATCCCAGCTCGACGAGGCAGCTTCGGCGGCCGCGGGCGAAATGTTGTTGACGTTTGTCTCAAGCGGCAAATGCCTGCGGTCCACCTTCATGTACCTGGGCTGGCTGTGCGGCGCCGCGCCGAGCCACCCGGCCCTGTCGGCCGCGGCGAGCTTGGAGTTGCTGCATGCGTTTGCGCTCCTGCAGGACGATGTGATGGACCGATCGTCACAGCGGCGCGGCAACCCGGCCGTGCACGTCCAGCTGGCCGAGTGGTATCGACGACGTGGATTGTCGGGCCCGGCAGGGCGATTCGGTGAGTCGGCGGCCATCCTGCTGGGCGACGTGTGCCTCATCTGGGCCGAACAGATGCTGCGCGAGAGCGGTCTTGAAGCCCGCCGGCTGCAGCAACTGTGGCCGCGATACGACGCGATGCGCATCGAGCTGGCGGTAGGCCAATTCGCAGACCTGGCCAACGATATCCGCGACCAGCCGTCGCTGCGGACCGTCCTCGACATCGCGCGGCGCAAGTCGGGCAACTACACGGTGCGCCGGCCGCTGGAAATGGGCGCGGCCATGGCCGACTGCGACGATCGCACATTGACTCAGCTCGGGCTCTACGGTGCCGATGTCGGCGAAGCCTTCCAGTTGCGCGACGACCTGCTGGGCGTGTTCGGCCCGCCGGCGACCACGGGCAAGCCCAACGGCGGGGACCTGCTCGACCGCAAAGCCATCAGCGTGGTGGTGGCCACCTATGAGATGGCCGACCAGTCGGCACGCCGGGAGCTTGCCGAACTGGTGCGGGCCGATCACCTCGACGATGCAGCGCTGGATCGCTTCCGGGCGGTAATCATCGCGACGGGTGCGGCACAGCGCATCGAGGGCATGATCAGGCGCCGCGTTGAGCGTGCCCGAAATGTGCTGGACCACGTCGTGATCGACTACGCCACGCGCACGGCGCTGGCCAACTTGGCGGAGGCTTGCGTGGAGCGCACCGCGTGA
- the crtI gene encoding phytoene desaturase family protein, with amino-acid sequence MRTIQGRTDHVVVIGAGLAGLSTALHLAGRGRSVTVVEREPWPGGRAGRLDIGGYQIDTGPTVLTMPDIIDDVFAAIGETSSDRVELLPVDPAYHAVFADGSSLDVHCDADRMASAIQTFAGSRQAAGYRRLREWLTRLYRTEMDRFIGANFDSPLSLLTPQLARLAVIGGFRNWDAMVGRHLSDPRLRRIFTFQSLYAGVAPRDALAAYAVIAYMDTVSGVFFPRGGVRALPDALAAAGTCAGVQFHYRCSVTELERSGNRITAVRTDGGQRIPCDAVVLTTELPTTYRLLGRTPRRVRALRASPSAVVVHAGCRSVSSADHPIAHHTILFGAAWEQTFTDIVRDGRLMRDPSLLVTRPTASDPTLAPAGRDLFYLLAPAPNLAAGGVDWPTAGNAYAESIIDTVADRLLPQLRHGADVLDVVTPLDWARQGMAAGTPFALAHTFGQTGPFRPANMVRGVDNAVLAGSSTIPGVGVPTTLISGRLAADRITGAVRRQARNFDMKVDVKAQIS; translated from the coding sequence ATGCGGACCATCCAGGGACGCACCGACCACGTGGTGGTGATCGGTGCGGGATTGGCGGGGCTGTCCACCGCACTGCATCTGGCCGGCCGCGGCCGCAGTGTCACGGTGGTCGAGCGCGAACCCTGGCCGGGCGGACGCGCGGGACGACTCGACATCGGCGGCTACCAAATCGACACCGGCCCAACGGTGCTCACCATGCCCGACATCATCGACGACGTATTCGCCGCCATAGGCGAAACCAGCTCTGACCGTGTGGAACTGCTTCCGGTCGACCCGGCATACCACGCGGTGTTCGCCGACGGCAGCTCTCTCGACGTGCATTGCGACGCCGACCGGATGGCATCAGCCATCCAGACGTTTGCCGGCAGTCGGCAGGCCGCCGGATACCGCCGGTTGCGCGAGTGGCTGACGCGGCTGTACCGCACCGAAATGGACAGGTTCATCGGCGCCAATTTCGACTCGCCACTGTCGCTGCTCACACCACAGCTGGCGCGGCTGGCCGTCATAGGCGGATTCCGCAACTGGGACGCCATGGTCGGGCGCCACCTCAGCGACCCCCGGCTGCGACGGATCTTCACCTTCCAATCGCTGTACGCCGGTGTGGCCCCACGCGATGCCTTGGCGGCGTATGCCGTGATCGCATACATGGACACCGTGTCGGGTGTGTTCTTCCCCCGCGGCGGCGTCCGAGCACTACCCGATGCGCTGGCGGCCGCCGGAACCTGCGCCGGCGTGCAGTTTCATTACCGTTGCAGCGTCACCGAACTCGAACGCAGCGGCAACCGCATCACCGCCGTGCGCACCGACGGGGGACAGCGCATCCCCTGCGACGCCGTCGTGCTCACCACCGAACTACCCACGACGTACCGACTATTGGGGCGCACACCGCGTCGCGTCCGTGCGTTGCGGGCCTCGCCGTCGGCCGTCGTCGTCCACGCCGGCTGCCGCAGCGTCTCGTCGGCGGATCACCCGATAGCTCATCACACGATCCTTTTCGGGGCAGCCTGGGAGCAGACCTTTACCGACATCGTTCGTGACGGCCGGCTGATGCGGGACCCGTCGCTACTGGTCACCCGGCCCACAGCGAGCGATCCGACGCTGGCCCCCGCCGGCCGCGACCTTTTCTACCTGCTCGCACCGGCACCCAACTTGGCCGCCGGTGGGGTCGACTGGCCCACCGCCGGCAACGCCTACGCGGAATCGATCATCGACACCGTCGCCGACCGGCTGCTGCCGCAGCTTCGCCACGGTGCCGACGTGCTCGACGTTGTCACCCCGCTGGATTGGGCGCGTCAGGGCATGGCGGCAGGCACACCGTTCGCGCTGGCGCACACGTTTGGCCAGACGGGGCCGTTCCGGCCGGCAAACATGGTCCGCGGCGTCGACAATGCCGTGCTGGCGGGGTCGTCGACCATTCCCGGCGTCGGTGTGCCCACCACGCTCATCTCCGGGCGGCTGGCCGCCGATCGCATCACCGGCGCCGTGCGCCGACAAGCACGCAACTTTGACATGAAAGTCGATGTGAAAGCCCAGATATCATGA
- a CDS encoding phytoene/squalene synthase family protein: MIGNELDAADIHDPRVRAAYRRCRRINAAHGRTFFLATRLLAPDQRPPVHALYGFARHADDILDTLDPGLGMNVRAQRLQELFDRFFAGAALTDHPVLVAARHTARRYHINAELFEDFLASMRMDLTVTDYPNRDALNGYMRGSAEAIGLQVLPILGTVVPVAEAAPYAAALGRAFQLTNFIRDVDEDLTRNRVYLPADELAGDGVDRDLLMWCHRNRCTDNRVRNALAAQHAITRNTYRFAADGIAMLAPRSRPCVATALTLYSEILDRIEDDDFEVFSHRAAVGQARRLRVAGAGLIQAWLARNSAPVAYDPAEPGAA; the protein is encoded by the coding sequence ATGATTGGCAACGAATTAGACGCCGCCGACATCCACGATCCGCGGGTGCGTGCGGCGTATCGCCGTTGTCGGCGGATCAATGCCGCCCACGGGCGCACCTTCTTCCTCGCCACCCGGCTATTGGCGCCGGACCAACGACCGCCGGTGCACGCACTGTACGGTTTCGCCCGTCATGCCGACGACATTCTGGACACGCTTGATCCCGGTCTGGGCATGAACGTTCGCGCCCAGCGGCTGCAAGAACTTTTCGATCGGTTTTTCGCCGGCGCCGCCCTGACCGACCACCCGGTACTGGTAGCCGCGCGCCATACCGCACGCCGGTACCACATCAATGCCGAGCTGTTCGAAGATTTTCTGGCATCGATGCGAATGGACCTCACGGTCACCGACTACCCCAACCGCGACGCGCTCAACGGCTACATGCGCGGCTCAGCGGAAGCGATTGGGCTGCAGGTACTTCCGATCTTGGGCACGGTCGTGCCGGTTGCGGAGGCAGCCCCGTACGCCGCCGCCCTCGGGCGCGCTTTCCAGCTGACCAACTTCATCCGGGACGTCGACGAAGACTTGACCAGAAACCGGGTCTACCTCCCCGCGGACGAGCTCGCCGGCGATGGCGTCGACCGGGATCTGTTGATGTGGTGCCACCGGAATCGGTGCACCGACAATCGGGTACGTAACGCGTTGGCGGCTCAGCACGCGATCACCAGGAACACCTATCGGTTCGCCGCTGACGGGATCGCCATGCTGGCGCCTCGCTCCCGGCCCTGTGTGGCAACCGCTTTGACGCTGTATTCCGAAATTCTGGATCGCATCGAAGACGACGATTTCGAGGTGTTCAGTCACCGCGCCGCCGTCGGGCAGGCACGACGGCTACGGGTCGCCGGAGCCGGATTGATCCAAGCCTGGCTGGCCCGCAACAGTGCCCCCGTTGCTTACGATCCGGCCGAGCCGGGTGCCGCATGA
- a CDS encoding lycopene cyclase domain-containing protein, whose amino-acid sequence MSDHWQYLLVLAACLAITAPLEFFGNGVYRQPLRLLKAVLPVAAVFLLWDEVAVAAGIWTYDARYISGLAVPFRVPVEEVLFFVVIPICALLTYNAVSTILDRRSRR is encoded by the coding sequence ATGAGCGATCACTGGCAATACCTGCTGGTCTTGGCCGCCTGCCTGGCAATCACCGCACCGCTGGAGTTTTTCGGCAACGGCGTCTACCGGCAGCCGCTGCGGCTGCTGAAAGCGGTGCTGCCGGTTGCGGCGGTGTTCCTCCTCTGGGATGAGGTAGCCGTCGCCGCCGGAATATGGACCTACGACGCGCGCTATATCAGCGGCCTGGCGGTTCCGTTTCGGGTGCCGGTAGAAGAAGTGCTGTTCTTTGTGGTGATCCCGATCTGCGCACTGCTGACCTACAACGCGGTCAGCACGATTCTTGATCGGCGCAGCCGCCGATGA
- a CDS encoding lycopene cyclase domain-containing protein, with translation MTGLGYTLPAVLAVVAVSALELKLLRTGVFRRPAYWVSMLIVLGFQIPVDGWLTKLSSPIVSYDEHQTTGLRFPLDIPIEDFLFGFAMVTAALLLWERRNVRR, from the coding sequence ATGACCGGGCTGGGATATACGCTGCCGGCCGTGCTGGCCGTGGTGGCCGTCAGCGCACTGGAGCTGAAGCTCTTGCGCACCGGCGTGTTTCGGCGCCCGGCGTACTGGGTATCGATGCTGATCGTGCTGGGATTTCAGATCCCGGTCGACGGCTGGCTGACCAAACTCAGCTCGCCGATCGTCAGCTATGACGAACACCAAACGACCGGCCTGCGGTTCCCGCTCGATATCCCGATCGAGGATTTCCTGTTCGGCTTTGCGATGGTCACCGCCGCCCTGCTGCTGTGGGAGCGCCGGAATGTGCGCCGATGA
- a CDS encoding MMPL family transporter translates to MLSGMARIAIAAPRRIIAAAILVMAGAAIFGIPAATSLAPGGFVDPASESARAAAVLADTFHRGDMEMVLLVSSDRGVQDGPARVVGTDIARQLAESPFVAQVASPWDTPRPAPGMVSTDGKSAIILAALKGTESSAPAHAEALADRLAQHRDGVTVLAGGAAMVYAQVNQQTQKDLLRMEFIAIPVSFVALVWVFGGLLAAALPVAVGGFAILGSLAVLRGIALVTDVSIFALNVTVALGMALAIDYTLLIVSRYRDELADGRDRDDALICTMTTAGRTVLFSAMTVALSLVAMVAFPMYFLRSFAYAGIAVVIFSALAAVVVAPTVLVLLGDRLDVLDVRQLGRRLSGRPEPTPQPIAQSFWYRTAKFVMRHAIPVGLAIIALLIALGIPFLGIKWGYPDDRVLPSSASARMVSDRIRSDFTSNSATKVTIVIPDTAGLTQPDLDEYAAQLSRVPDVAAVSAPTGTFVAGRLTGPPSAPAAMADGSAYLTVDSTAPLYTQVSETQLDRLHAVALPGGHEGQMTGIAQMNRDCVTGITSRLPVVFGFIAAVTVVLLFLMTGSLALPIKAVLLNMLSLTAAFGALVWIFQDGHLGALGTTPTGTLVANIPVLMFCIASGLSMDYEVFLLARIREYWLRSPRTRADNDESIALGLAHTGRVITAAALLMSISFAALISADVSFMRMFGVGLTIAVLVDATLVRALLVPAFMHVFGRLNWWAPQPLAGIHRRIFAGEAGEAGQAGQAGQAVGAARTANG, encoded by the coding sequence ATGCTGTCGGGAATGGCGCGCATCGCTATCGCGGCACCGCGACGGATCATCGCGGCCGCGATCCTGGTGATGGCCGGCGCCGCCATCTTCGGCATTCCCGCCGCGACCAGTCTGGCCCCCGGCGGGTTCGTGGATCCGGCATCCGAATCCGCTCGCGCCGCAGCCGTACTGGCCGACACGTTCCACCGTGGCGACATGGAGATGGTGCTGCTGGTGAGCTCGGACCGCGGCGTGCAAGACGGCCCGGCGCGGGTCGTAGGAACGGATATCGCACGACAGCTTGCCGAGTCACCGTTCGTTGCTCAGGTCGCATCCCCCTGGGACACGCCGCGGCCGGCGCCTGGGATGGTCAGCACCGACGGCAAGTCCGCGATAATCCTGGCCGCGCTCAAGGGAACTGAAAGCAGCGCTCCGGCGCACGCCGAGGCCCTGGCAGATCGGCTCGCGCAGCACCGCGACGGCGTCACAGTACTGGCCGGCGGCGCGGCGATGGTCTACGCACAGGTCAATCAGCAGACTCAAAAAGACTTGCTGCGAATGGAATTCATCGCGATACCGGTGAGTTTCGTCGCGCTGGTCTGGGTATTCGGCGGGTTACTGGCCGCGGCTTTGCCGGTAGCCGTAGGCGGCTTCGCGATCCTGGGTTCACTCGCGGTGCTACGTGGGATTGCCCTGGTCACCGACGTGTCGATCTTTGCGCTGAACGTGACGGTCGCGCTGGGGATGGCCTTGGCGATCGACTACACCTTGTTGATCGTCAGCCGCTACCGCGATGAGCTCGCCGACGGACGGGACCGTGACGACGCCTTGATATGCACCATGACGACGGCCGGGCGCACCGTGCTGTTTTCCGCGATGACCGTCGCTCTGTCGCTGGTCGCCATGGTGGCTTTTCCCATGTATTTCCTGCGGTCCTTTGCCTATGCCGGCATCGCGGTCGTGATCTTTTCCGCGTTGGCGGCCGTGGTGGTGGCGCCGACCGTGCTTGTGCTACTGGGTGACCGGCTCGATGTGCTTGACGTACGGCAGCTGGGCCGGCGGTTATCGGGCCGTCCCGAACCGACACCGCAGCCCATAGCGCAGAGTTTCTGGTACCGCACGGCCAAATTTGTTATGCGCCACGCTATTCCGGTGGGCCTGGCCATCATTGCGCTATTGATCGCGTTGGGAATACCGTTCCTCGGCATCAAATGGGGTTACCCCGACGACCGGGTGCTGCCCTCGTCGGCCTCGGCGCGGATGGTCAGCGATCGGATCCGCAGCGACTTCACGTCCAACTCCGCAACCAAAGTGACGATCGTCATCCCCGACACCGCCGGCCTGACACAGCCAGACCTCGATGAGTACGCCGCACAACTGTCCCGGGTGCCCGATGTGGCGGCGGTGTCCGCGCCGACGGGCACGTTCGTGGCCGGCCGGCTCACCGGGCCGCCGTCGGCGCCGGCCGCAATGGCCGACGGCAGCGCCTACCTGACCGTGGACAGCACCGCACCGCTGTACACGCAGGTGTCAGAGACTCAGTTGGACCGTTTGCATGCCGTCGCGCTGCCGGGCGGTCACGAGGGCCAGATGACGGGAATCGCCCAGATGAATCGCGACTGCGTCACCGGGATCACGTCACGATTGCCGGTGGTATTCGGTTTCATCGCCGCGGTCACAGTGGTGCTGCTATTCCTGATGACCGGCAGTCTGGCACTGCCGATCAAGGCGGTGCTGCTCAACATGCTCTCCCTCACAGCGGCTTTCGGCGCGCTGGTATGGATCTTTCAAGACGGGCATCTGGGCGCACTGGGCACCACACCGACGGGTACGCTGGTCGCCAACATTCCGGTGCTGATGTTCTGCATCGCATCCGGATTGTCGATGGATTACGAGGTCTTCCTGTTGGCCCGCATTCGCGAATACTGGCTGCGGTCACCCCGGACACGCGCCGACAACGACGAAAGCATCGCGTTGGGTCTGGCCCACACCGGAAGGGTGATCACCGCCGCCGCGCTGTTGATGTCGATCTCTTTTGCGGCGCTGATATCCGCCGACGTATCCTTCATGCGCATGTTCGGAGTCGGGCTGACGATCGCGGTGCTGGTCGACGCGACCCTGGTTCGGGCGCTGCTGGTGCCGGCGTTCATGCATGTGTTCGGCAGGCTGAACTGGTGGGCGCCGCAACCGCTGGCCGGTATTCACCGTCGCATCTTCGCCGGTGAAGCCGGTGAAGCCGGTCAAGCCGGTCAAGCCGGTCAAGCCGTGGGCGCCGCCCGCACGGCCAACGGCTAG
- a CDS encoding MarR family winged helix-turn-helix transcriptional regulator, producing MTKRVAAKRQPTRAELESLLSADLRTITAHSDRVGRYYARQNDLSHGDFHALLHLMVAETAGTPLTPAQLSQRLDVSAAAITYLADRMIDAGHIRREPDVEDRRRSLLRLQDGSMELAHEFFRPLGEHIRASLAELPDRDLRSAHKVFTAMIAGMSAFESELYPPPASSARTEESSKAAPGRRRKPPSKPATTEPGPATGSESRRRRAAH from the coding sequence GTGACCAAGCGCGTCGCTGCGAAACGACAGCCGACTCGGGCTGAGCTGGAGAGTCTGCTGTCGGCCGACCTCCGGACGATCACCGCTCATTCCGACCGGGTCGGCCGTTACTATGCCCGGCAGAACGATTTGAGCCACGGCGACTTTCACGCCCTGCTGCATCTCATGGTGGCCGAGACCGCGGGCACACCGTTGACACCGGCCCAGCTCAGCCAGCGCTTGGACGTGTCGGCGGCGGCCATCACCTATCTTGCCGATCGCATGATCGACGCAGGACACATCCGCCGTGAACCGGATGTCGAGGACCGCCGCAGGTCCCTGCTGCGGCTGCAGGACGGCAGCATGGAATTGGCGCACGAGTTCTTCAGGCCACTAGGCGAACATATCCGCGCGTCCCTGGCTGAGCTGCCTGACCGGGATCTGCGCAGTGCCCACAAGGTATTCACGGCGATGATCGCGGGGATGTCCGCATTTGAAAGCGAGCTCTACCCGCCTCCGGCGTCGTCGGCGCGGACCGAGGAATCTTCGAAGGCGGCACCCGGCAGGCGACGAAAACCGCCGTCGAAACCCGCAACGACCGAGCCGGGGCCGGCTACCGGATCGGAATCACGCCGACGGCGCGCAGCGCATTGA
- the fni gene encoding type 2 isopentenyl-diphosphate Delta-isomerase, producing the protein MGRRKRRHIDVCLHGDVNFAGVTTGLERYRLPFNALTQTSLHDIDMSADFFGARLRAPILIGAMTGGAELSATINRNLATAAQRLGLGMMLGSQRIMLDRSRGERAAASFEVRDVAPDVLLIGNIGLAQLTKAAVPDISNALDRVGANALAVHANSLQEAIQGNGDTDFTGSLQRLCDVAGALDCPLLLKEVGHGIGARAVALLTQLPGGLPVSGIDVAGAGGTSWSRVEQLVRYGELRYPDLADWGIPTAQAIVEVRQVLPTIPLVGSGGIRTGMDAAKAIALGADVVAMARPLLAPAIESANAVEDRLQRFIEELRICLHCCGATDLNALRAVGVIPIR; encoded by the coding sequence ATGGGGCGTCGCAAACGGCGCCACATCGATGTGTGCCTGCACGGCGACGTCAACTTCGCCGGCGTAACGACCGGACTGGAGCGTTATCGCTTGCCGTTCAACGCCCTGACCCAAACCAGCCTCCACGACATTGACATGTCGGCCGACTTCTTCGGGGCGCGCCTGCGTGCGCCGATCTTGATCGGTGCGATGACCGGCGGGGCCGAACTGTCGGCGACAATCAACCGCAATTTGGCGACCGCCGCGCAGCGGCTTGGTCTGGGGATGATGCTCGGATCGCAGCGGATCATGCTGGACAGGTCGCGGGGGGAGCGGGCCGCGGCCAGTTTCGAAGTGCGTGACGTGGCCCCGGACGTGTTGCTGATCGGCAATATCGGCCTGGCGCAGCTGACGAAAGCCGCCGTGCCCGACATCAGCAACGCCCTGGACCGGGTGGGAGCCAATGCCCTTGCGGTGCACGCTAACTCGTTACAAGAGGCCATCCAGGGCAACGGGGACACCGACTTCACCGGATCGCTGCAACGGCTATGCGATGTCGCCGGCGCGCTGGACTGCCCGTTACTGCTCAAGGAAGTGGGCCATGGTATCGGCGCTCGGGCGGTCGCGCTGTTGACCCAGCTGCCCGGCGGTTTGCCGGTGTCGGGTATCGACGTGGCCGGCGCCGGGGGCACCTCGTGGTCGAGAGTCGAGCAGCTGGTTCGCTACGGCGAACTGCGCTACCCGGACTTGGCCGACTGGGGCATCCCGACAGCCCAGGCGATCGTCGAGGTGCGCCAAGTTTTACCGACGATTCCGCTTGTCGGCTCCGGCGGTATCCGCACCGGGATGGACGCGGCCAAAGCGATCGCCCTGGGTGCGGACGTGGTTGCGATGGCTCGTCCGCTGCTGGCTCCCGCGATTGAGTCCGCGAATGCCGTCGAGGACCGGCTGCAACGGTTCATCGAGGAGCTTCGCATCTGCCTGCACTGCTGTGGCGCAACGGATCTCAATGCGCTGCGCGCCGTCGGCGTGATTCCGATCCGGTAG